The Chryseolinea soli genome contains a region encoding:
- the ffh gene encoding signal recognition particle protein, which yields MFDNLSLKLDKAFQSLKGQGRISEINVATTIKEIRKALIDADVNYKVAKEVTDEIRDKAMGQDVLTAISPGQLLVKITNDELTALMGGQSEDIKIEGSPAVILIAGLQGSGKTTFSGKLANYLKKQGRSVMLTACDIYRPAAIDQLKVLGEQVGVEVYAEPENKDAVKIAKAAIEHAKKNNHRIVIVDTAGRLAVDEEMMDEIARLKAALNPSETLFVVDSMTGQDAVNTAKAFNDRLNFDGVVLTKLDGDTRGGAALSIRRVVDKPIKFMSLGEKMEAIDRFYPERMASRILGMGDVVSLVEKAQEVFDQEEAARLNKKIRKNQFDFNDFLSQLEQVKKMGNMKDLLGMIPGMGKAIKDVDIDDNSFKPIEAIIRSMTLQERENPDILNSSRKNRIAAGSGTTVQQVNQLLKQFGDMRKLMKTMNKMGGGKRALSALNPFGR from the coding sequence ATGTTCGATAATTTAAGTCTTAAGCTGGATAAAGCCTTTCAGAGCCTGAAAGGACAGGGAAGGATCAGTGAAATTAACGTGGCCACCACGATCAAGGAAATCCGCAAGGCGCTCATCGACGCCGACGTGAACTATAAGGTCGCCAAGGAAGTCACCGACGAGATCCGCGACAAGGCCATGGGCCAGGACGTGCTCACGGCCATTTCGCCCGGCCAGTTGCTGGTGAAGATCACCAACGACGAGCTGACGGCCCTCATGGGCGGTCAAAGCGAGGACATTAAAATTGAAGGAAGCCCGGCCGTCATTCTCATTGCCGGTTTGCAAGGTTCGGGTAAAACCACATTCTCCGGAAAGCTGGCCAACTATCTCAAAAAGCAAGGCCGCTCCGTCATGCTCACCGCCTGCGATATCTATCGTCCCGCCGCCATCGACCAGTTGAAAGTATTGGGCGAACAAGTGGGCGTGGAAGTTTATGCCGAGCCTGAAAACAAAGACGCCGTAAAGATCGCCAAGGCGGCCATTGAGCACGCCAAGAAAAATAACCATCGCATCGTGATCGTCGATACCGCCGGCCGTTTGGCGGTGGATGAAGAAATGATGGATGAGATCGCCCGTTTGAAGGCCGCCCTCAATCCTTCCGAAACTTTGTTTGTGGTCGACTCCATGACCGGTCAGGATGCTGTGAACACGGCCAAGGCCTTTAACGACCGCCTCAATTTCGATGGCGTGGTGCTCACCAAATTGGATGGTGATACCCGCGGGGGTGCTGCGCTTTCCATCCGCCGCGTGGTGGACAAGCCCATCAAGTTTATGAGCCTCGGCGAAAAGATGGAAGCCATCGACCGCTTCTATCCCGAACGTATGGCCAGCCGGATCCTGGGCATGGGCGACGTGGTGTCGCTGGTGGAAAAAGCACAGGAAGTATTCGACCAGGAAGAAGCGGCCCGCCTCAACAAAAAGATCCGTAAAAATCAGTTCGACTTCAACGACTTCCTGTCGCAATTGGAACAGGTGAAGAAGATGGGAAATATGAAAGACCTGTTGGGCATGATCCCCGGCATGGGCAAAGCCATCAAAGACGTCGACATCGATGACAACTCTTTCAAACCCATCGAGGCCATCATCCGCTCCATGACGTTGCAGGAGCGCGAGAATCCGGACATCCTCAACAGCAGTCGCAAGAACCGTATTGCCGCGGGCAGTGGCACGACGGTGCAGCAGGTCAATCAACTGTTAAAACAGTTTGGCGACATGCGCAAACTGATGAAGACCATGAATAAAATGGGCGGCGGCAAGCGCGCACTTTCAGCGTTGAATCCGTTCGGTCGATAA
- a CDS encoding DUF2911 domain-containing protein codes for MKRITFLMVALATVFTTAFAQDKPASPQATVEGKVGAANVKIVYCQPSARGRKIMGGLVPFGEVWRTGANDATTIEFDKPVKLEGKDLPAGKYALFTIPGENEWTIIINKDAKQWGAYSYKDKDDVLRVTVKPTKTSAAVETFNIALGKDEVQLKWENTAVAFKVKG; via the coding sequence ATGAAAAGAATTACATTTCTGATGGTGGCCCTGGCAACCGTTTTCACCACTGCATTTGCCCAGGATAAACCCGCCAGCCCCCAGGCCACTGTGGAAGGCAAAGTCGGAGCCGCCAATGTAAAGATCGTTTATTGTCAACCCTCAGCCCGCGGCCGCAAGATCATGGGCGGCCTTGTTCCCTTCGGTGAAGTGTGGAGAACCGGTGCTAACGACGCGACGACCATTGAATTCGACAAGCCTGTAAAACTCGAAGGCAAAGACCTGCCTGCCGGCAAATATGCCCTCTTCACCATCCCTGGTGAAAATGAGTGGACCATCATCATCAACAAAGACGCAAAACAATGGGGCGCTTACAGCTACAAGGATAAAGACGATGTGCTGCGCGTGACGGTGAAACCCACCAAAACTTCGGCTGCCGTTGAAACGTTCAACATCGCCCTCGGCAAAGACGAAGTGCAATTGAAATGGGAGAATACCGCTGTTGCCTTCAAAGTGAAAGGTTAA
- a CDS encoding ATP-dependent zinc protease yields the protein MYILGRYDRVDLPLLGLKNIHAKVDTGAFTSSLHCHRAEVIDGVLEFILLDEEHPEFTGMKFTFREFEERMIKNSFGEVERRFVIHTTLKIFNEEITTEFSLSNRGSLKFPILIGRKILRNRFLIDVTKKNLSYQEKRRQRRAQKSKNR from the coding sequence ATGTATATTCTAGGACGTTACGACCGGGTTGACTTACCCTTGCTGGGGCTGAAAAATATTCACGCGAAGGTGGATACCGGGGCCTTCACTTCCAGCCTCCATTGTCACCGGGCCGAAGTGATCGACGGCGTACTTGAATTTATTCTATTGGATGAAGAGCATCCGGAATTTACGGGAATGAAGTTTACCTTCCGCGAATTCGAGGAGCGCATGATCAAAAATTCCTTTGGTGAAGTCGAGCGCCGGTTTGTGATCCACACCACGCTCAAAATTTTTAACGAAGAGATAACGACCGAGTTCTCGCTCAGCAACCGGGGTTCTCTTAAATTTCCGATCCTGATCGGGCGGAAGATCCTGCGAAACCGCTTTCTCATCGACGTGACCAAAAAGAACCTTTCCTACCAGGAAAAACGCCGGCAGCGCCGGGCGCAAAAGAGTAAAAATCGATAA
- the rimK gene encoding 30S ribosomal protein S6--L-glutamate ligase: MNIAILSRNAKLYSTRRLKAAGEARGHKVEIIDHMKCVLFIEKRNPVVLYQGRRLDYFDAIIPRIGASVTFYGAAVVRQFEMMKVFTAVESQALIRSRDKLRSLQILSRAGLGLPKTIFMDYSRETEGIIEAVGGAPVVIKLLEGTQGLGVVLAENKKAAKSVIEAFHGLHARIIVQEFIKEAKGADIRAFVVNGEVVGAMRRQAKEGEFRSNLHRGGTAKVVKLGRAEKVAAITAAKKMGLDVAGVDMLPSARGPLILEVNSSPGLEGIEGATKVDIAGKIFQYIEKNAGKKKIQKDKINA; encoded by the coding sequence ATGAACATCGCCATATTGTCGAGAAACGCCAAGCTGTATTCTACCCGCCGTCTCAAGGCGGCCGGGGAGGCGCGTGGCCATAAGGTTGAGATCATCGACCACATGAAGTGCGTTCTTTTTATCGAAAAGAGAAACCCCGTAGTGCTTTACCAGGGACGACGCCTCGACTACTTCGACGCCATCATCCCACGCATCGGCGCGTCGGTCACTTTCTACGGTGCCGCGGTGGTGCGGCAGTTTGAAATGATGAAGGTGTTCACGGCCGTAGAGTCGCAGGCCCTCATCCGCTCGCGCGACAAGCTGCGCAGCCTGCAGATCCTTTCGCGCGCAGGGTTGGGGTTGCCCAAGACGATCTTCATGGACTACTCCCGTGAAACGGAAGGCATTATCGAAGCCGTGGGCGGTGCACCGGTGGTGATCAAACTGCTGGAAGGCACACAAGGTTTGGGTGTAGTGCTGGCCGAAAACAAAAAGGCCGCCAAGTCGGTGATCGAGGCTTTTCACGGGCTGCATGCCCGCATCATCGTACAGGAATTTATCAAAGAGGCCAAAGGTGCCGACATCCGCGCGTTCGTCGTGAACGGCGAAGTGGTGGGTGCCATGCGCCGGCAGGCCAAGGAAGGGGAGTTCCGTTCCAACCTGCACCGCGGCGGCACCGCCAAGGTGGTGAAGCTGGGCCGCGCCGAAAAAGTGGCGGCCATCACTGCCGCTAAAAAAATGGGTCTTGACGTGGCCGGTGTGGATATGCTACCTTCGGCTCGCGGGCCACTCATCCTGGAGGTGAACTCATCCCCCGGACTGGAGGGCATCGAAGGCGCCACCAAGGTGGACATCGCTGGGAAGATTTTTCAGTATATTGAGAAAAATGCGGGGAAGAAGAAGATACAGAAGGATAAAATTAACGCATGA
- a CDS encoding succinylglutamate desuccinylase/aspartoacylase family protein codes for MRKIVIAGQEILPGEFKEIDINIARLPSHTVIDTPIYVSRGVEEGPVLALTAGMHGDEINGMEIVRRMLDSGLHKPKRGVTICMPIVNMYGFLNYSRDVPDGKDINRSFPGNKSGSLASRVAYHLMHDVIPLIDIGIDFHTGGAMRANYPQVRAVLRHETNLKLAEAFHAPFTIDAPYRPNSLRKEAARRGKYIIVYEGGESLRFDQQAIEIGIAGTLRVMKHLNMIDVAPEATDENRIVWNTSWIRAHHAGLFQPNVKCGQLVHKGEWVGTITDPFGEFKEEVMAPETAFVIGLNNIPVINAGDALMHLGMDNFCKLDQPADD; via the coding sequence TTGCGTAAGATCGTCATAGCCGGGCAAGAGATCCTGCCCGGGGAATTCAAGGAAATAGACATCAACATTGCAAGGCTTCCTTCGCATACCGTGATCGACACGCCCATCTACGTGTCGCGGGGCGTGGAAGAAGGCCCGGTGCTGGCCCTCACGGCCGGTATGCACGGCGACGAGATCAACGGCATGGAGATCGTGCGCCGCATGCTCGACAGCGGCCTGCACAAACCCAAGCGTGGCGTCACCATCTGCATGCCCATCGTGAACATGTACGGCTTCCTCAACTACTCGCGCGACGTGCCCGATGGCAAGGACATCAACCGGTCGTTCCCCGGAAACAAATCGGGGTCGCTGGCCAGCCGTGTGGCCTATCACCTCATGCACGACGTTATCCCCCTTATCGACATCGGCATCGACTTTCATACCGGAGGCGCCATGCGCGCCAACTACCCCCAGGTGCGGGCCGTGTTGCGACACGAAACCAACCTGAAACTCGCCGAAGCTTTTCATGCCCCGTTCACCATCGATGCCCCGTACCGCCCCAACTCCCTGCGCAAAGAAGCCGCGCGCCGAGGCAAATACATCATCGTGTACGAAGGTGGCGAGTCGCTGCGCTTTGATCAGCAGGCGATCGAAATCGGTATTGCCGGCACACTGCGCGTCATGAAACACCTGAACATGATCGACGTGGCGCCCGAGGCAACGGACGAGAACCGGATCGTCTGGAACACGAGTTGGATCCGCGCGCACCACGCGGGCCTGTTTCAACCCAACGTGAAGTGCGGGCAACTGGTGCACAAAGGCGAGTGGGTGGGAACCATTACCGACCCTTTCGGGGAATTCAAAGAAGAAGTGATGGCACCGGAGACAGCGTTTGTCATCGGCCTCAACAACATACCCGTCATCAATGCGGGAGATGCCCTCATGCACCTGGGCATGGACAATTTTTGTAAACTCGACCAGCCCGCCGACGACTAG
- a CDS encoding DedA family protein has product MENFLDQYGYIALIIGTFFEGETAILVASSLIHQGLFEAPYTILFGFAGSFVSDWLYYTIGRLNGKYFVEKRPALKEKLTPVRQFFDTHKIQILFSYRFLYGFRVIIPIVIGMSNIRPAQYLFYSLLSGLIWSSTVNAVGYSIGRFLDIKTSVFEDNLLFIVLGFACFGLMIGFAVKHFAERKMHVSGK; this is encoded by the coding sequence GTGGAAAACTTTCTGGATCAATACGGGTACATTGCTTTAATCATCGGAACCTTCTTTGAGGGCGAGACCGCTATCCTCGTGGCTTCGTCGCTCATTCACCAAGGCTTGTTCGAAGCGCCTTACACGATCCTCTTCGGGTTTGCCGGTTCGTTTGTGAGCGACTGGCTCTATTACACCATCGGCCGGTTGAATGGGAAATACTTTGTTGAGAAACGCCCGGCGTTAAAAGAAAAGCTGACACCTGTTCGACAATTCTTCGATACTCACAAAATACAAATATTGTTTTCGTACCGGTTCCTCTATGGCTTCCGGGTCATCATTCCCATCGTGATCGGTATGAGCAACATCCGTCCCGCGCAATATTTGTTCTACAGTTTGTTGAGTGGGCTCATCTGGTCGTCGACCGTGAATGCCGTGGGCTATTCCATCGGCCGGTTCCTGGATATCAAGACGTCTGTGTTTGAAGACAACCTGCTCTTCATCGTGCTGGGCTTTGCATGCTTTGGATTGATGATCGGGTTTGCTGTAAAGCATTTCGCCGAGCGCAAAATGCACGTTAGCGGAAAGTAA
- a CDS encoding glutaminyl-peptide cyclotransferase produces the protein MKYSLFLSAALLFLLAASCTKNSNADSEAPVDTLALSYSVLKTLPHDQEAYTEGLLIDKGKVLESTGLNGKSWVAEVDPGTGVHTKKIVLDGQYFGEGISVINNKLYQLTYRTGVGFIYNATTYKQIGEFKFSNAEGWGMTHDNKNLIMSDGTEKLTYLDTANLSVVRTLTVTNEGQKLKNVNELEYVDGYIYANVYETSWIVKIDAASGKVVGRVDLSPLTEEVRRMYPNIDYLNGIAYDVNSKAFLVTGKNWPKAFLIRIQKPAVANP, from the coding sequence ATGAAATATTCCCTTTTTCTGTCCGCCGCCCTCCTTTTCCTGCTCGCTGCTTCCTGCACAAAAAACTCGAACGCCGACTCCGAAGCACCCGTGGACACCCTGGCTTTGTCCTACAGCGTCCTGAAAACGCTGCCCCACGACCAGGAAGCCTATACGGAGGGGTTGCTGATCGATAAGGGAAAAGTGCTGGAAAGCACCGGCCTGAACGGAAAATCGTGGGTGGCCGAGGTGGACCCGGGAACGGGCGTCCACACCAAAAAGATCGTGCTCGACGGGCAGTACTTTGGCGAAGGCATTTCGGTCATCAACAATAAATTGTATCAGCTTACTTATCGCACTGGGGTCGGGTTCATCTACAACGCCACGACCTATAAACAAATCGGTGAGTTCAAGTTCAGCAACGCCGAAGGCTGGGGCATGACGCATGACAACAAAAACCTGATCATGAGCGACGGCACAGAAAAACTGACCTACCTCGACACCGCCAACCTGAGTGTAGTGCGCACGTTGACCGTCACCAACGAAGGCCAGAAGCTGAAGAACGTGAACGAGCTGGAGTATGTGGACGGGTATATCTATGCCAACGTCTATGAAACCTCCTGGATCGTGAAGATCGACGCCGCTTCCGGAAAAGTTGTGGGGAGAGTGGACCTTTCGCCGCTCACCGAAGAAGTGCGGCGGATGTATCCCAACATTGATTATTTGAATGGCATCGCCTACGATGTTAATTCCAAAGCATTCCTGGTGACGGGAAAGAATTGGCCGAAGGCATTCCTCATCCGCATCCAGAAGCCTGCCGTAGCAAATCCTTAA
- a CDS encoding phosphate/phosphite/phosphonate ABC transporter substrate-binding protein, protein MRKSKLVVLIVSIVTSFLLFGPAHGQTQPVVYFYLTPSVSVESMEKSGNFIKDFLEKETGMTIKLGVPPTYDELVDKFGQKEPCFSIMSSQSYVLAHEKFGAQVKLRSLRYGQSVYYGQIICRAGSGIKSIKDLQGKSIAYTDELSTSGYLYPKQILDKNNIKPAKVVFAKKHDEVVRMVYEGKVDAGAAFYSPPGPDGEMHDARARVKDKYPDVEKKVITLVKTEAIPNDPIVFSKAFDPEAARKLYVALVKLTTEQKGKEILRELYGSEGFVKASDADYNSLRQVMAGVK, encoded by the coding sequence ATGCGAAAATCAAAGTTGGTTGTGCTGATCGTTTCGATCGTGACATCCTTTCTTCTCTTTGGCCCTGCCCATGGGCAGACCCAACCGGTCGTCTATTTCTACCTCACACCCTCGGTCTCAGTCGAGTCCATGGAGAAGAGCGGCAACTTCATCAAAGACTTCCTGGAAAAGGAAACCGGCATGACCATCAAGCTGGGCGTGCCACCCACCTACGACGAGTTGGTTGATAAGTTCGGGCAAAAAGAGCCCTGCTTCTCCATCATGAGCAGCCAAAGCTATGTGCTGGCCCACGAAAAATTCGGCGCCCAGGTAAAACTCCGGTCGTTGCGCTATGGCCAGTCGGTATACTATGGCCAGATCATTTGCCGTGCCGGCTCAGGCATCAAAAGCATTAAAGACCTTCAAGGCAAAAGCATCGCCTACACCGACGAGCTCTCCACGTCGGGCTATCTCTATCCGAAACAGATCCTGGACAAAAACAACATCAAGCCCGCCAAGGTAGTGTTTGCCAAAAAACACGATGAAGTCGTGCGCATGGTATACGAAGGCAAAGTAGACGCCGGCGCCGCCTTCTACTCCCCACCCGGCCCCGACGGCGAAATGCACGACGCCCGCGCCCGCGTCAAAGACAAATACCCCGATGTGGAAAAGAAAGTGATCACCCTTGTGAAGACCGAAGCCATTCCCAACGACCCCATCGTCTTCTCCAAAGCCTTTGACCCCGAAGCCGCGCGAAAGCTCTATGTCGCTTTGGTGAAACTCACTACGGAACAAAAGGGAAAAGAAATCCTCCGCGAACTCTATGGTTCCGAGGGATTCGTAAAGGCATCGGATGCGGATTATAATTCGTTGCGGCAAGTGATGGCGGGGGTGAAATAA
- a CDS encoding NIPSNAP family protein: MKRPFYFILFTLCLSTALSAAPKREFYEIKIYHVANSTQEQRVEKFLKEAYLPALHRAGIAKVGVFKPVETDTTFGKRIYVLTPFASMDQFVKLPETLLKDKQYESSGTDYLNAPYDNPPYARIETILLQAFTGMTQLEVPKLSTPVTERVYELRSYEGYTEKIYRNKVKMFNDGNEVALFKRLGFNAVFYAEVISGSRMPNLMYMTTFTNQASRDEHWKAFTSDPEWKTLSGMSEYQHNVSKINIYFLRPVGYSEI; this comes from the coding sequence ATGAAACGACCATTCTATTTTATCCTTTTCACGCTATGCTTGTCAACCGCCCTAAGCGCTGCACCCAAGCGTGAATTCTACGAGATCAAGATCTACCACGTCGCCAACAGCACCCAGGAACAACGAGTGGAGAAGTTTTTGAAAGAGGCCTATCTGCCCGCGTTGCACCGGGCGGGGATTGCCAAGGTGGGTGTTTTCAAACCAGTTGAAACCGACACCACGTTTGGTAAACGTATCTATGTGCTTACCCCTTTTGCCTCGATGGACCAGTTTGTTAAACTTCCGGAGACCTTGTTAAAGGACAAACAATACGAGTCGTCGGGCACGGATTATCTGAATGCCCCATACGACAATCCACCCTATGCCCGCATCGAGACCATCCTGCTCCAGGCCTTCACCGGCATGACCCAACTGGAAGTTCCCAAACTCTCCACACCCGTTACGGAGCGTGTCTATGAGTTGCGCAGCTACGAAGGGTATACCGAAAAAATCTATCGCAACAAGGTAAAGATGTTCAACGACGGCAACGAAGTGGCCCTCTTCAAGCGACTGGGTTTTAACGCCGTGTTCTACGCCGAGGTGATCTCCGGCAGCCGCATGCCCAACCTCATGTACATGACAACCTTCACCAACCAAGCTTCCCGCGACGAGCATTGGAAAGCATTCACCTCGGACCCCGAGTGGAAAACGCTGTCGGGCATGAGCGAGTATCAGCACAACGTGTCGAAGATCAATATTTATTTCCTGCGGCCGGTGGGGTATTCGGAGATCTAG
- the mtgA gene encoding monofunctional biosynthetic peptidoglycan transglycosylase encodes MKAWLLSVGNKIKNVFLFLFAAQLIYIIILKWVDPPVTATQLISWVKGDGLKRDYIHLNDMSPNACLAVMASEDQLFPDHNGFDVKSIKKAMEINKKKPNRLRGASTISQQVAKNVFLWQGRSWLRKGLEVYFTFMIEAVWGKKRILEMYLNVAEMGKGVFGIEAASRKFFNKPAKKLTRTEAAMIAASLPNPKKYTVKPVSKYIAKRYPWVIQQMNFLDGDEDIQALMPARKQGR; translated from the coding sequence ATGAAGGCATGGCTTCTCTCCGTAGGAAATAAAATCAAAAATGTTTTCCTATTCCTGTTTGCCGCCCAACTCATCTACATCATCATCCTGAAATGGGTGGACCCGCCCGTCACCGCCACCCAACTCATCAGTTGGGTAAAGGGCGACGGCCTGAAGCGCGACTACATCCACCTGAACGACATGTCGCCCAACGCCTGCCTGGCCGTCATGGCCTCCGAAGACCAGCTCTTCCCCGACCACAACGGCTTCGATGTGAAAAGCATCAAGAAGGCCATGGAGATCAACAAGAAAAAACCAAACCGCCTGCGCGGCGCCTCCACCATTAGCCAGCAGGTGGCAAAGAACGTTTTTCTGTGGCAAGGCCGCAGTTGGCTGCGCAAAGGCCTCGAGGTTTACTTCACCTTCATGATCGAGGCGGTGTGGGGAAAGAAACGCATTTTGGAGATGTATCTCAACGTGGCGGAGATGGGCAAGGGCGTATTCGGCATAGAAGCTGCATCCCGGAAATTCTTCAATAAGCCGGCCAAAAAGCTCACCCGCACAGAGGCGGCCATGATTGCGGCCTCGCTTCCTAATCCGAAGAAATATACGGTAAAGCCCGTGTCAAAATACATCGCCAAACGCTACCCCTGGGTTATCCAGCAGATGAATTTCCTTGACGGCGACGAGGACATCCAGGCGCTCATGCCTGCAAGAAAGCAAGGTAGATAG
- a CDS encoding L-rhamnose mutarotase: MKRFCFALDLQDDPALISEYEFWHRNVWPEIRKSILDAGITNMEIYRILNRLFMIMETTDSFDPQAKAQQDAANPKVQQWEELMWNYQKPLPHAKPGEKWMPMEKIFQL; encoded by the coding sequence ATGAAACGTTTTTGCTTCGCCCTGGACTTGCAAGATGACCCTGCGCTGATCTCTGAATACGAATTCTGGCACCGCAATGTGTGGCCCGAGATCCGGAAAAGCATTTTGGATGCCGGGATCACCAACATGGAGATCTACCGCATCCTGAACCGGCTCTTCATGATCATGGAAACCACCGACAGCTTCGATCCGCAGGCGAAAGCCCAGCAAGATGCCGCCAACCCGAAGGTGCAGCAATGGGAAGAGCTGATGTGGAACTATCAGAAACCGCTTCCCCACGCCAAGCCCGGCGAGAAGTGGATGCCCATGGAAAAGATCTTTCAACTCTAA
- a CDS encoding amidohydrolase family protein has product MRIDAHQHFWKFDPVRDSWIDATMSTIQRDFFPADLKPLLDAQGIEGCVIVQSDQSEAENVFQLKNSEGHDFVKGVVGWVDLQADDVEDQLVHYKAFPKMKGFRHVLQGEPQRDYMLNAAFMRGVGELKKFGYTYDILIYQDQLAYAEKFVKAFPDQPFVLDHMAKPSIRTGDLSQWKKGIQALAAHDNVWCKVSGMVTEADWKRWKPGDFVPYLDTVTEAFGTHRLMFGSDWPVCLVAAAYAEVYDLVRNYFSSFSAKEQDAIFGINATKFYNL; this is encoded by the coding sequence ATGCGCATCGACGCCCACCAACATTTCTGGAAGTTCGATCCCGTTCGCGACAGTTGGATCGACGCCACCATGTCCACCATTCAACGTGACTTTTTTCCGGCCGACCTGAAACCCTTGTTGGATGCACAGGGTATCGAGGGGTGTGTGATCGTGCAGTCCGACCAGTCGGAGGCGGAGAATGTTTTTCAGTTGAAAAATTCCGAAGGTCACGATTTTGTAAAAGGCGTGGTCGGCTGGGTGGATCTGCAAGCGGACGATGTGGAGGATCAATTGGTGCACTACAAGGCGTTCCCCAAAATGAAAGGCTTCCGCCATGTGCTCCAAGGCGAACCGCAGCGCGACTACATGTTGAACGCAGCGTTTATGCGGGGCGTTGGGGAATTGAAAAAATTCGGGTACACCTACGACATACTCATCTACCAGGATCAACTGGCTTACGCCGAGAAATTTGTAAAGGCGTTTCCCGATCAACCCTTTGTGCTGGATCATATGGCCAAGCCCTCCATTCGCACAGGCGACCTATCGCAATGGAAGAAAGGCATACAAGCCTTAGCGGCACACGACAACGTGTGGTGTAAAGTCTCGGGCATGGTGACCGAAGCCGATTGGAAACGCTGGAAGCCCGGCGACTTTGTTCCCTACCTCGACACCGTAACCGAAGCCTTTGGAACACACCGGCTCATGTTTGGCAGCGACTGGCCGGTTTGCCTGGTGGCTGCCGCTTACGCTGAAGTGTATGACCTGGTACGAAACTATTTTTCATCCTTCAGTGCAAAAGAGCAAGACGCTATCTTTGGAATCAACGCAACGAAATTCTATAACCTATAA
- a CDS encoding SDR family oxidoreductase produces MDLLLKDKVIIVTGGAKGIGEGIVKVLAGEGAIPVIVGRSEEDNVKIVNEVIASGGKAFQIVAELTDPEASERAVKATLQKYGKIHGLVNNAGVNDGVGLEKGSYEKFVASLHKNLIHYYLMAHYALPALKETRGAIVNIGSKTAETGQGGTSAYAASNGGRNALTREWAVELLKYNIRVNALIVAECYTPLYEKWIQTLPNPKEKLAEIESKIPLGQRMTTAEEIANAVAFLLSERSSHTTGQLVYVDGGYVHLDRGLANA; encoded by the coding sequence ATGGACTTACTCCTGAAAGATAAAGTGATCATCGTCACAGGCGGTGCCAAAGGGATCGGCGAAGGCATCGTGAAAGTGCTGGCCGGCGAAGGCGCTATTCCTGTGATCGTTGGCCGCAGCGAAGAAGACAACGTAAAGATCGTCAACGAAGTGATTGCATCCGGTGGCAAAGCTTTCCAGATTGTGGCAGAGTTGACAGACCCCGAAGCGTCGGAACGTGCCGTGAAGGCGACCTTGCAAAAATATGGCAAGATCCACGGCCTTGTGAACAACGCCGGTGTGAACGATGGTGTGGGTTTGGAGAAGGGCTCTTACGAAAAATTTGTAGCGTCGCTCCATAAGAACCTCATCCACTACTATCTCATGGCGCACTACGCACTCCCCGCATTGAAAGAAACCCGCGGTGCCATCGTAAACATCGGTTCAAAGACTGCCGAGACCGGTCAGGGTGGAACCTCTGCCTACGCAGCCTCCAACGGTGGCCGCAATGCGCTCACGCGCGAGTGGGCTGTCGAGTTGTTGAAATACAACATCCGGGTGAATGCCCTCATCGTCGCGGAATGCTATACGCCGCTCTATGAAAAATGGATCCAAACGTTGCCCAACCCCAAAGAAAAATTAGCCGAGATCGAATCCAAGATCCCCCTGGGCCAACGCATGACCACGGCCGAGGAAATCGCCAACGCCGTTGCCTTCCTGCTCTCGGAACGCTCCAGCCACACCACGGGACAGCTGGTCTATGTGGACGGCGGATATGTTCACCTCGACAGGGGATTGGCCAATGCATAA